From one Branchiostoma floridae strain S238N-H82 chromosome 3, Bfl_VNyyK, whole genome shotgun sequence genomic stretch:
- the LOC118411290 gene encoding neuronal acetylcholine receptor subunit alpha-10-like has translation MHGRWFLCGAILVAILKGCCGLSLEADLITRLMTGYNREARPVEDASTAVQVDLDMALAQVIDVNDREQLITINVWLRHFWYDEHLKWNASDYGGITSIRLTSTTIWTPDIILYNNVFDEGFAQQPEVKAIVNSDGYVTFLYPFTFKASCLINVEFFPYDEQSCPLKFSSWAYDGFSLNVTNRAPSGDLSNFIRNEEWTITELRAIRSEAYYSCCPEPYPDVTFYIIMKRESLYYLYYVVAPCIIILIISLLSFAMPPDSGEKLSLSTTMLLALVVFMQIVAENLPTTSRYIPFIGRYFGAIIAVVSLSSMLSIWILSFHFTNPNPKPPATWLKRLLRMERRDEWAEWLFCGCCRMVQSRSGFKIRRLSERSNQDVNLRKQNRPKSNTVSPMPTSSPNGNAFHNDEKLQRQTTVPPLVTNSDAALLQKIDTIISEIQQTREEREQKEREEAIVNEWKEVAARLDRCLLITFFLVSVIVNASMTWLPK, from the exons ATGCATGGAAGGTGGTTTCTTTGCGGCGCCATCTTGGTCGCCATTTTGAAAG GTTGTTGTGGACTGTCCTTGGAGGCTGATCTGATCACACGTCTGATGACCGGTTATAACAGAGAGGCCCGTCCAGTAGAGGACGCCTCCACAGCTGTTCAAGTCGACCTGGACATGGCGCTGGCTCAAGTCATCGACGTG AATGACAGAGAACAACTCATCACAATTAACGTCTGGCTAAGACAC TTTTGGTACGATGAGCATCTGAAATGGAATGCTTCTGACTACGGGGGGATAACCTCCATACGACTGACCAGTACCACCATCTGGACACCGGACATCATCTTATACAACAA CGTGTTTGACGAAGGTTTCGCCCAGCAGCCTGAGGTCAAGGCCATTGTGAACTCTGACGGGTACGTGACGTTTCTGTACCCGTTCACGTTCAAGGCCTCCTGCCTCATCAACGTCGAGTTCTTCCCGTACGACGAGCAGTCCTGTCCGCTCAAGTTCTCGTCATGGGCCTACGATGGATTCTCATTGAACGTTACAAACAG GGCTCCAAGTGGCGACTTGTCCAATTTCATCCGAAACGAAGAATGGACCATCACAGAACTCCGAGCAATAAGAAGCGAGGCCTATTACAG TTGTTGCCCTGAACCTTACCCTGACGTCACGTTTTACATCATCATGAAGAGGGAGTCTCTGTACTACCTGTACTATGTGGTGGCACCTTGCATCATTATCCTGATCATcag CCTGCTGAGTTTCGCCATGCCGCCAGACTCCGGGGAGAAGCTGTCCCTCAGCACCACCATGCTGCTGGCTCTGGTCGTCTTCATGCAGATCGTGGCCGAGAACCTGCCCACAACCTCCAGATACATCCCCTTCATAG GACGATACTTCGGAGCCATCATTGCTGTAGTCTCCCTGTCGTCCATGTTGAGTATCTGGATCCTGTCCTTCCACTTcaccaaccccaaccccaagcCTCCCGCCACCTGGCTCAAGCGGCTCCTCCGGATGGAGCGGCGGGACGAGTGGGCGGAGTGGCTGTTCTGCGGCTGCTGCAGGATGGTCCAGTCACGCTCGGGATTCAAGATCAGGCGTCTCAGCGAGCGCTCCAACCAAGATGTCAACCTCAGGAAACAAAACAGACCGAAATCCAACACCGTGTCCCCGATGCCGACATCATCCCCGAACGGGAACGCCTTTCACAACGACGAGAAGCTGCAGAGGCAGACAACGGTGCCGCCGCTGGTAACCAACAGCGATGCGGCCCTGCTGCAGAAGATCGACACCATCATCAGTGAAATCCAGCAAACCAGAGAGGAGAGAGAGCAGAAGGAACGGGAAGAAGCGATCGTGAACGAGTGGAAGGAAGTGGCAGCAAGGCTCGATAGATGTCTGCTCATCACCTTCTTCTTGGTATCTGTTATTGTCAATGCCAGTATGACTTGGCTGCCAAAATAA
- the LOC118411292 gene encoding ICOS ligand-like has product MLPVILFLSSILAHVHPGAGQRFTREILTGSDVILPCDDGAGNPTTLAWSVNIDGNRRTLLLVANGVLNQLSPPVTYAGRLQLDGTKDLHLRDVTITDEGEYRCNAYPYRRYAITLVSLKVYAQPMAPNITIYPDDVDIDHVPVGTNLTLSCTSNNGRPAPNIVWTITPNNRLVLTEPSLTTTEASEGLWDVTSSISFVITGNRVTYDIRCDVTGPGPITNQSVAVVLTSGPDRSAQLSTGASVGVALGVIAAIAVIATLVFLLVRNGVVGKGFGDTRSFEGGFVNFRMSFSRHHKDKSDLSRSDVQPSAPPSDPSPNRKQQSQEARTNSLQKPRPHYRPPETDPSMFTSTPRDQSYENYIKWSPSFVLYSKESSVQV; this is encoded by the exons ATGTTACCTGTAATACTCTTCCTCTCATCGATTCTAGCTCATGTCCATCCAG GGGCGGGGCAAAGATTTACGCGGGAAATCCtgaccggaagtgacgtcatcttgCCTTGTGACGATGGCGCGGGAAATCCCACCACCCTGGCGTGGAGCGTCAACATCGACGGCAACCGCCGGACTCTCCTACTGGTGGCTAACGGGGTCCTGAACCAACTATCGCCGCCTGTGACATACGCTGGGCGACTCCAGCTGGACGGGACGAAGGACCTCCATCTACGGGACGTTACCATTACAGATGAAGGGGAGTACAGGTGTAACGCCTATCCCTACCGGCGGTATGCTATCACCCTGGTGTCACTGAAAGTATATG CACAACCTATGGCACCAAATATAACTATATACCCAGACGACGTAGACATAGACCATGTCCCCGTTGGAACGAACTTAACTCTATCCTGCACTTCAAATAATGGCCGTCCAGCCCCCAACATCGTTTGGACCATCACACCAAACAACAGGCTTGTTCTCACAGAACCGTCACTGACTACTACTGAAGCTTCGGAGGGTCTCTGggacgtgacgtcatcaatcaGTTTCGTGATTACTGGAAATAGAGTGACGTATGACATCAGGTGTGACGTCACTGGACCAGGACCAATAACCAATCAGAGTGTGGCAGTAGTGCTTACCTCTGGGCCAG ATAGGTCAGCCCAGCTAAGTACGGGTGCCTCCGTTGGTGTAGCCTTAGGAGTCATAGCAGCTATAGCAGTGATCGCCACACTGGTATTCCTGTTAGTAAGAAACGGCGTAGTAGGGAAAGGATTTGGGGACACCAGAAGTTTCGAAG GTGGGTTTGTAAACTTCCGCATGTCCTTCTCACGCCATCACAAAGATAAGAGTGATCTTAGCAGGTCGGATGTCCAGCCATCAGCGCCCCCTAGTGATCCATCACCAAATCGCAAGCAGCAAAGTCAGGAGGCAAGAACGAACTCTCTCCAAAAGCCCCGGCCACACTACAGACCTCCGGAGACCGATCCGAGCATGTTCACAAGTACACCCCGTGATCAATCCTATGAAAACTACATAAAATGGTCGCCTTCgtttgttttgtacagtaaaGAGTCAAGTGTACAAGTCTGA